In Pseudomonadota bacterium, the sequence TGCCCGCATCGGTTCTTCCAAACACGTAGTATCGCTCCTCCTCTCCCGAATGCATAGCGTCGCTTTTCACAACAAGAGGGCTATTAAAGAACACTTCTTCACACTCGACATGGCTTACTCTGTGTCTTTCCCAATTTTTGAGTATGTTCCCTTTGTCCCACTGAAAACCTTCTATAATCGATAAAGGGTCATCTTTAGTCGCCATATTGTATATGATGAGTATATACACTACATGCAATTCCGTCAATATATTTTTGCATGGCAAGAAGAATAGATTTTTGCTCTCACGCATCTACGCATCCGCCCGTTTACACATCTCTTGTCTATTTAGTCATGACTGAATAGACAAGAAAGACTAAATAGACGGAACAGACCAGATAGACTGTCATCAGGCGCCTTGCTACCATTATTCTTGCATAGATAGCCTCTTTATGCTAATTTGAATAACAAGCAGCCAGCCATTAGCAGTGAGCTTTCGGCCTTCTAAAGTCTGGATTTATAAGCTCTGAATTGAAAAAGCTGACCACTGATAGCTGATAGCTTAATTTAATAAACAAAGGACAGGCAACATAAAATGGACTATAAGGATACATTGAATCTCCCGAAAACACCTTTTCCTATGAAAGGAAATTTGTCCACCAAGGAACAGGAGATATTAAAATTATGGGAAGAAATCAAGCTATACGACAAACTCACCCAGGGCAAGGACGGACGTCCTGCATTTATCCTCCACGATGGTCCTCCTTATGCAAATGGTAATATACATCTCGGGACAGCACTAAATAAAATATTGAAGGATATTATTGTTAAATCAAAATTTATGTCTGGTCACAGAGCAGATTATGTACCAGGATGGGACTGTCACGGATTGCCCATAGAACACCAAATCGAAAAAGAAATAAAAGAAAAAAAGGTCTCATTGACAAAAATAGAGACGAGACATCGATGCAGGGCATATGCTGAAAGGTTTATTGATATACAACGGGCAGAATTTAAAAGACTTGGCTGCATTGGAGATTGGGAACATCCATATATCACGATGGACTACAGCTATCAGGCATCGATTATTGAGCAAATCCAGAAATTCTTTGAAAGAGGAGAGGTTTACAGAAAGAAAAAACCTGTCCACTGGTGTATAAGCTGTTTGACAGCCCTTGCCGAGGCAGAGATTGAATATGAAACAAAACGATCAAGCTCCATATACGTAAAATTTCCATTCACTCAAGAAAGGAAGGGAATTTTTGACCATTATCCGGAAAAACCCATATTCATGCTTATATGGACAACAACACCATGGACACTTCCAGCAAACCTTGCTATCGCCATTAATCCTGAATTTACTTATGTATCATTCGAGACAAAAGATGAGATATACATCGTTTTAAAAGATCTGCTTGAAGATATCACAAAAAGGGCAGACATAAACGATTATAAGGTTATAGAAGAAATAACACCCGAAGAGCTTAAGGGCATAAAATTTAAACATCCTTTTATCGACAGGGACTCTGTTGTTGTATTTGCAGATTACGTGGCAAAAGATGTAGGTACAGGAGCTGTTCATACAGCCCCTGGCCATG encodes:
- a CDS encoding BrnT family toxin — its product is MATKDDPLSIIEGFQWDKGNILKNWERHRVSHVECEEVFFNSPLVVKSDAMHSGEEERYYVFGRTDAGRMLFIVFTIRSKKIRVIFARDMNKKERKTYEAAEKNTEI